Proteins encoded by one window of Amaranthus tricolor cultivar Red isolate AtriRed21 chromosome 4, ASM2621246v1, whole genome shotgun sequence:
- the LOC130810834 gene encoding uncharacterized protein LOC130810834: MDRSWISTTKPGDPKYLAGVRHFVNFVVKNSQLVSKLPCPCYICHNLMHHRVDEILKHLNKWAFDRTYTRWIWHGEPKEISSTSSSTKHDVPEDYMDEGDRLDDLLREAASSAPEKPEIFESLVHDSETPLYAGSKHSKLSSVLRLYNMKAGNGWSDKSFTQLLEFLKELLPDDNVLPKGTYEAKKILCKMGLQYEKIHACPKDCALFRNEHESLKTCPVCNASRYKKKQGVPAKVLWYFPIIPRFKRTFSNAEDAKNLTWHKNGRLDDWKLRHPADSPQWRFIDDKFENFKKEERNLRLALSTDGMNPFGSLSSTHSTWLVILVTYNLPPVLCMKGKYMMLSMIISGPKQPGNDIDVYLTPLVENLILLWEKGVDVYDAHRNENFNMRALLFTTIQDYPAYGNLSGHTVKGKTACPICEDGTEGKWLSAFGKMVFMEYRHYLPVDHPYLFEKVKNIQITFGKKKEHKDAIPSKGYKKCSVLWRLPYWIFLFVRHSLDVMHIEKNVCDSVIGTLLNIPGKTKDGVKARADLKELGIREEISGLKKSVGF, encoded by the exons ATGGATCGTAGTTGGATATCAACAACAAAGCCGGGTGACCCTAAATATCTAGCGGGTGTTAGACATTTTGTAAACTTTGTTGTTAAGAATAGTCAATTGGTATCTAAATTACCTTGTCCGTGTTATATATGTCATAACTTAATGCATCATAGAGTTGATGAAATTCTCAAACACTTAAATAAATGGGCATTTGATAGAACATATACCCGTTGGATATGGCATGGTGAACCAAAGGAAATATCTTCAACAAGTAGTAGTACTAAACATGATGTGCCGGAAGATTATATGGATGAGGGTGATAGACTAGATGACCTGTTACGTGAAGCTGCTAGTAGTGCTCCTGAAAAACCAGAAATATTTGAGAGTTTGGTTCATGATTCTGAAACACCCCTGTATGCTGGCAGTAAGCATTCAAAACTGTCTAGTGTACTTAGGTTATATAATATGAAAGCAGGAAATGGTTGGAGTGATAAGAGTTTTACTCAACTGCTTGAATTTTTAAAAGAGTTACTTCCTGATGATAATGTCCTTCCTAAGGGAACTTATGAGGcgaaaaaaatattatgcaAAATGGGTTTGCAATATGAAAAAATACATGCTTGTCCTAAAGATTGCGCATTATTTAGAAATGAGCATGAATCATTGAAGACTTGCCCGGTATGCAATGCCTCACGGTACAAGAAAAAGCAAGGAGTGCCAGCTAAGGTTTTATGGTACTTTCCAATCATACCAAGATTTAAAAGAACATTCTCAAATGCAGAGGATGCTAAAAATTTGACATGGCATAAGAATGGTCGACTTGATGATTGGAAACTTAGGCACCCAGCCGACTCCCCTCAATGGAGGTTTattgatgataaatttgagaACTTTAAGAAAGAAGAACGTAACTTACGCCTAGCCTTGTCTACTGATGGTATGAATCCGTTTGGCTCTCTTAGCAGCACCCATAGTACTTGGCTGGTAATTTTAGTGACTTACAACTTACCTCCTGTGTTGTGCATGAAAGGAAAGTACATGATGTTGTCAATGATAATTTCTGGGCCAAAGCAACCAGGAAATGACATCGATGTGTACCTAACTCCTCTAGTTGAGAATTTGATATTGTTGTGGGAAAAAGGTGTAGATGTTTATGATGCACATCGAAATGAAAATTTCAATATGCGGGCATTATTGTTCACTACCATTCAAGATTATCCAGCTTATGGCAATCTCTCAGGACATACGGTCAAAGGAAAAACAGCTTGCCCTATATGTGAGGATGGTACCGAAGGGAAGTGGTTATCAGCATTTGGTAAAATGGTTTTTATGGAATATCGTCACTACCTTCCAGTAGATCATCCTTATC TGTTTGAAAAGGTGAAAAACATCCAAATTACATTCGGTAAGAAAAAGGAACACAAAGATGCAATTCCTTCGAAGGGGTACAAGAAGTGTTCAGTATTATGGCGTCTACCTTATTGGATATTCCTCTTTGTGAGGCATTCTCTTGATGTGATGCACATTGAGAAGAATGTGTGTGATAGTGTAATTGGTACTTTGTTGAACATCCCCGGTAAGACAAAAGACGGAGTTAAAGCTAGAGCAGACTTGAAGGAACTTGGAATTAGAGAAGAAATCAGTGGGCTTAAGAAATCAGTGGGcttttga